The DNA region ACTTGGGGAATTTCTGATAAAGCAACGTCACCAAATGCCTCAAATAATTTACCTAGTGTGTAAAGACcaccttttcttttcaattttgcaTCCTCTGTCATCTTCCTTAAAGCAACATCTTCCTGAGCAGTTAATGCATTAACTTCTTTGATTAAAGTTAAAATGATATCTTTATGCTCTGCATTTGCTGAAAAATCTGGAACTTCTGAAGTATCAACACAAAGGAAACCacataaattttttataattttatttgcGGCATTAACTTTGTTAGTTTTAAGTAATTCCTTGACTAAATGAATTAGAGATTCACCAGCCATttgttgtaatttttcatttttctcttctttgaCACTATCCATTAGAGATCTAATCGTTGGATTCAACTTTGATGGGACACCACTGAAAAGTAAAGATGCTGCAGCATAATTAGCCATGATACTTCCAGTACGAGCCCTCGAAGCCTCTTTTGCGGCATTAATAGCCATGTAAACACGATATTTAGCATCTTCCAAAGGCTTCTTTGCAAGTAACTTGTAGGAGTTATTCATTGCTCTGAACATTTTGTCATAGTATTCATTAAAAACTTTTTCGGCAGTCTCAATACCAAATGCTTGAGGACCTGCTTCAGTTTCACCTTGGACAACAATGGCAATTCTTGGTAACTTATGTTGCGGCAACATCCCCACATCGACAAAGGCAGCCAATAAACTTTGACATTGAGTTCTTAAAGCCTTTAAATTTGGTACCAATTCTCTAAACACTGGTAAAGAATTAGGATTTAATAATTGTTCATTTATCTCAGTGGCAAAAATTTCTGCAACGAATGGTGGTAAATTTTCACTGTCGACATGATGTTCTAACCAGGACAAACAAAATTGCCTCAATATAACCGCAGCTAACATTCTTGGTGTAGAGTATGGTAAATCCAAACAACGAACAAGAATATTACTCAAAAATGATTGTAGAGTAGattcttgaaataatgATAAGGTTAAGCCGAATGCTTTTGCACCCATAATTCTTGTATTAATAATAGTTTCTGATCCCAACAATGTAATATCACCTGCAATCATTGGAGCATCAATGTTAATACGTTCGGAATTTTTTGGTAATGGAATATCTGTTTCTGTAGTGGCCTCGGAAATggatcttttcttttctggaTGAAGTTGGTAATGTTGTGAAGGTTTTAAAATAAATTGTGATTCCATACTATAATTCTTACCATTTTCACCAATAGGGGTATTTAAAAGATGTAAAATTGGTTGTAAATGTTTACTAAAGACATGATCTAATGACTTTTCAGTATGCTTTGATTTGTAGTGCtctaataatgaagaataaACATCAAATGATAGTTGAAGGATTTCGGGATTTTGTTCCAAtagaatattttggaaaacaAGTCTAAAGACTTTACCATTTAACCAATTTTTGGTGGTATCATCTTTAATGGATAAAAATgcatttaataaatttagtACAGCTTTTCTCacagaagaaattgaatgacGTAAAAATGGGTACAATTTTGGTACTAGAGATTTGAATGACCATTCAGATGGGAATTTGAGAGCTTTACCTTTAAGAATATCTAAAACTTCTTGATGCTGGCATAATTTTGCTAATAGATCCATTACAGATCCTACACTTGAAGAAAGATCATCATCTAATTGTGTTAATGAAGACCATATCGTTGTAATGagaatatcaattttatctgGATCTAATCTAACAAATTCATTTGTTATTGGAGTTAGAATGGATGCAGCAACGGATTgaacatcatcatctgaTTGACTCAAACCATATAGTACAATATTAACAACTCTTTCCAATAAATCATGTGTTAACAGAAATTCTGATTTAATACTTACAAAATATCGAATTCCTAATAATCCACCATGTGTTGCTTCCCAAATTTTATTGGGAAGTCCCGTAATTATTGGATCTTGTAATACTAACtgttctaatttttcaaaaattttgagtgAAAGGTCATCATCTAAGTGAAGTAATATAGCCGCCATTGATTGTGCCACTGACTCTCTTACTGGAGCAACTACAGTGTCATAAATGTAATCACCAAATCTATCAAGAGCAAAAACTGTCAGTAAATTAGTTGCTAGatcttctaaatttttcttatttctaagatcattttcttctctaGATTTACCTTTCACCCTACTTAAGCTTGATGCAtgttttttcattaattctCTTAGACCCAATGCAGCACCATGCCTAATTTCCCATGATTCATTCgttaaattatttaataaaaGTTCATAAATACCTTGAAATTGCCATACGAGGCCTGCGACTTTTTCATGTTCTTCTAATATTGGTGCTGCCACAGTTTCTATcataattttatttctatCTACTTGTTCTGTAATTTCTAACTTAGGATTTACTAGTGGTGTAGCTTTATTATCAttctgttgttgttgttgctgctgctgctgtaACAACGTTTTCGATATTGAACTTTCTGTTAAATCTACGGGTTTATTTGTTTGTGTTTTTGCCTGTATTTTCCTTTTACGTTTCGCCATTGCCAACATCCTCGCTGATTTCTTCGTAGTTAAGtcgttattattattattattattattatttgattgttCTAATTTGAGTTGCTTATTTGGAGCTTCTGAAATCGTAGAAGGTGCTGAATCATTAAAATCGTTGACACTTTGTgctaataatattttaccAGATTTGAACAGTTCGTTTAAATTCCATTGAGATAGACAATATAAAGATTTAGTATCTTGTAAAAGATCAATGTCTGattcttttaattcttccaattttatttttaattcattttctaacTTAATTTTAGCATTtgtttcatcatcatcttctggTTTAATAGTATTAGGtatattaatttcattattatcatcatcgtccTGATTTGGATCCCAAAGTGGAGCATGTGATACAATTCCACCAACTGCCCTAGCCGCCGTGACTCGGGTTTCCCATTTCTTCGACATAAGAAAGGGATATACCCTCGACAGTAACGATAGTATATCTTCGGGATGCTGTTTGGCAAGATCCCCCATTTGGTCGGCGGCTACATTTCTAACAACTTGCGTAGACCCGGTCTCCAGTAGTATAACTTGTCTATCTAACCTAGAAACTTTTGAAGTCATATTTTTTGtctaataatttaaaaccaaattgaatttttgtggttctttatatatgtatataatcTGAACccttaaaattttttaaccGCCGAGGTATGCTTATGCGTGTTTGtgtgttttttttgtcaCCTAAATAAATTGCCCGTTTTTGTGGCACAAAAAAACCATTTTTACTAGGAGTGAAGAGATTccttttttatatatataacaaattttaaagGGCGGCTTCGGTAGAGagaccaaaaaaaaaacaagacaaaaaaattgctacacttaagaaaattttatacGCATCTTTTTCTGACGCTTTCGAagtaaacaaaaaaaaaaaattgtattaGAAAATTCACTGCTGCGATTCGTGTAAACTGATATCAATGATAGCtagaaaattcaatttcgCTTGGCTTGGCtttctcatttttattgaaatggAGGAGGCGGCGGCAAAAagtataatttttttcgCGATTTTAGTAGCCTACAGTTTCCCCGTTCGAATGACAGATACTTAGAAAATCTAccacattttttttttcttcttgtttgtGCAAACAACTAGAAATTGAGATTGCCCCTCCTATTGTAAGctaattttcatcatcttgcATATAGCGATTACTATAACTCCACTGCAGGGCCCAAAACACGGCACGTATAAATGATTCTCACTACTATTTCTACGggtaaaatatttttctcaaGTTTGACTGTTACATCCGTACATTATGTGAACATCCTCACAtctaattgaaaaaatgtctcccatttttttttaatttttccacTAAAAAATATAACATTGATCTGTCGCGTAGTTTCTTCGCATGAACTAAATTCATATGTcttcgagaaatttttcattgaattacATATATCGAGAACGCAacttttaattcattacTATTGATCACTTATAGAAAACCAAACTAAAATAGAATCATATAAACAATGCCAAGTATGTCTTCCAATTATGAAGTAATCAAACATAGTCAGCTATATGTTGTCTATGGAGGATCGGGTCCTcataaatattatatttgaaaaagaatgattcattgaatatttttctttttcatttctgtAACTAAGATACACTATGCCTACACACTGAATTCCCGACACTTCAGGTGGAGACGTTCTTAGTTTTGACAGAAGGGAAGATTGCTTATTAtcaatcttctttttctgcAGAAGTGAAACTATCTTCGTGTGCACCTCTTCCTCTGTGAGGACCTCACGGTATATTCATCTTTGTCTCTTCTATTCTCTTATAATATCTATGTACAGGGCTTTGATCGTAATCTATGTGTTTCACAATGACTAACATTATCTTTAGGAGCCCCAAGAACTTACTCAAAAACGTACTCTACTCCAAAGAGACCATATGAGTCCTCTCGTCTTGACGCTGAATTAAAATTAGCTGGTGAATTCGGTTTAAAGAATAAGAGAGAAATTTACAGAATTTCTTTCCAATTATCTAAGATTCGTCGTGCTGCCAGAGATCTTTTAACTAGAGATGAAAAGGATCCAAAGAGGTTATTCGAAGGTAACGCTTTAATCAGAAGATTAGTTAGAGTCGGTGTTTTATCGGAagacaagaagaaattagatTATGTTTTAGCTTTAAAGattgaagatttcttgGAAAGAAGATTACAAACTCAAGTTTACAAATTAGGCTTAGCCAAATCTATTCATCACGCTAGAGTTTTAATTACCCAAAGACACATTGCTGTCGGTAAGCAAATCGTCACCATCCCATCTTTCATGGTTAGATTAGACTCCGAAAAGCACATTGACTTCGCTTCCACTTCTCCATTTGGTGGTGCTAGACCAGGTAGAGTTGCCAGAAAGAACTCTGGTAAGAACTCGGAAGAAGGTGAAGctgttgatgaagaataaaTGGTAACAACTTAATGACAACAGAAAAGCATCTTATTTCTTTATATCCGGGACTGtaacatatataattttttcgtAATGGTTTAATACTCAATTTTCATCTATTACTTCGTTTGTATGAATCCCGTTAGTGGAGTTACGTAGAGAACCCTTCTGAATTTTCGTTTGACTGTTAAGACCCACACACAATTAAAACACCCTTACCACACATTTGGAAaggtattttttttttgtcaaaGAGACGAACAATTtggttgaaaaatttaaaaatcaTGCGAATTCTTGTACTCCGAACTTGTAATTGTCGCATCGTCTGCCTAGCATTAGACAGAACATTAGGCAGAATCTCGATACCAACTTCCGCCTACTTCGTCCAATCACAGAACGGTCGCTTAGCGAAACTGAAGACCCCAGCTGCCTACTCGATGGCGTTGGGCTCAACCCACAGCTGGGTTGAGCCCGTGTCAATTCACCGGAGACCATCCACCTCACATTGTATTCTCACCGCACAGTGCTATCCTACAGTAAGTGACTGCGAAGCTGGCCAATGCATCTTTGGCTGTAGAAGTACATAAGATATTAAAGGAATTAATCTCTAATTCGAGGTATAGGCTTTAAGCAGACCATACAAGAACTATAGACAAAAATGGGTAAATCGTATGTAACACAATGGGAAATTTGGATTTGAACaaatgaatgaatttaaGTCACATTGATAGATGAAATTATAACTGTCCATCTAAAAACTGAAACGATATCCATATGAATTTGGGCCCAATTTAACCAGAATACCTGTGACATGAGTTGGTCATAGAACAAGACCCGTAGTTCGAATTACTGTTCCGTCGCATTGCAGACCTGGGAAGATTAGGTGATAGATGCAAATCCACTCCGGCGTTGAGTTTATGATTGCTATGAGGGCATCATTTGTTTCCAAAATGTCATTTGATATAAACAGTTTTACTaacaatattgaaacaatAATCCCTACGATTATGATTTCCTTTTAATTTAGTCACGGTTACAGATCTCGTACACGTTACATGTTCCAACGTGACTTTAGAAAGCACGGTGCCATTGCCTTATCTACCTACTTAAAGGTCTACAAGGTTGGTGACATCGTCGATATCAAGGCCAATGGTTCTATCCAAAAGGGTATGCCACACAAGTTCTACCAAGGTAAAACCGGGGTTGTTTACAACGTCACCAAGTCTTCCGTCGGTGTTATTGTTAACAAGATGGTCGGTAACAGATACTTAGAAAAGAGATTGAACTTAAGAGTTGAACACGTTAAGCACTCCAAGTGTAGAACTGAGTTCTTAGAAAGAGTTAAGTCTAACGCTGCTAAGAGAGCTGAAGCCAAGGCTCAAGGTGTCGCTGTTCAATTAAAGAGACAACCAGCTCAACCAAGAGAAGCCCGTGTCGTTTCTACTGAAGGTAATGTTCCACAAACTTTAGCTCCAGTTCCATACGAAACCTTCATTTAATCTATTTGGTATTTTTACCATCTACcttatatattaatatgTACAATCCtcaataatatcatttaaatataaaagtCTTGTATGACGTTGGAAGTGTATTCGAATGCTCACATCCGATAAGCTGTTGCTGGTTGATTGTCGTGTATTCAACATGTCGTAACATGCTGCATATCTTAACGAACAGAATTATAAAGGGaacattattatttactTTTTAAGAATATCTACTAcattttgttcaataaCTGTACTGGGTACCGAACGTTTCTATTTCAATTCAGCAAGCAATTTCTCTACTTCTGTTATGGATTGTTGCAATACtttatcttgaaatttggGATTAGACAACTCTCCTTGAACCTTCTTGATAATAGTCTCTGCCATTTGCTTCTGTTGCATTTGACGTAGCGATGCCTCATATCTTACCCAGGAATCCAAGACCGATTTGGCCTGCTTAACTAAGTCAACTTTCTGTTGCTCTTCAAAGGCTTTTGCCTCTAATTCGACGGTTTCCTTCGAAACATCAAATAAAACTCTTGTTGTATCAgaaacatttttcaatgaagaaacaGACTCAATTCTTTCCTTAACGGCGTCAACATGTCTTATTCTCGAAGCATTCAATACATCAGACACTTTTTTCATCCTTGAATCTGCAAAATCTTTATAGACTGGGGCAACCATTTTAATCATTAAGGCTACAATACCACCAAATGTTAATAGCAAAATAGATTCCTCATTTATAACGTATAATTCATTTGAGATGGCGTACACCGCGGCTGCTGCCGATGTAGCTAAGATACCGGTTTTTGATATGATACTGTTACCGGGAATTGCGTCCATAATTGATTGCGCCTTTGTTTTAGGATCTTGTGCTGGTGTTTTGGATGGAGTGGACATTTGACGAGTAGCTACATAGATACTAGGACGACGAAGAGTGTTTGCAATAACAGCCCTATTAACATACGATGCTGTATTTCTGAGTGGCAATCTATGTAAATTCATCTCGTAACCTCCTTTTAGCTCTACTATTTGCTTGACCTAACGAATATGcttattattcaattcatgaatttattatccCTTTGTATATCTTTTCTCGCTCGCGGTGACCTAGTAATTTATCGATGCCGAAATTAGTCTCTTATTGGATGGAAACATTTCGCCGGTAGAATAATTCATGTGACAGTAATTGCACGGTTTACTAGCATATATGTCTCACGTATGAGATGCTGTTATAATATATAGAGTTATATACTGATTAGTTGTGTGATGCAGGATGTAAGCGGAGAATGGATGTCGTTAGTACTTTCTCGTCCATCCGAAAAGAAACCATGGCACTGCACCTCTTAGTTAGTCCTTATTAAGTGACCGGAAGGATCTCTCTAGTTCAGTGGCCTCCAGTAATAATGTATTTTCTAGGTGCTTTCGGATAAAACGTCGAATATATTTGTTCAATCCATGACGAACAATTTAATAGCCCCGCTAATAAACTATCTCCTCTGGGCTTGGTAAATATATTTCGTTTCATTCCAAATCCTTGAGTGTTTTTGCCAATTCCATAGCATATTTATATTCGTCTGTAATGGTATTCATCTCCACCCTATTAGGTTTACTCAGGGCTTTTATCGCAGTGCTGGTATTCACGGACTCATCCATAGTTGATGATGCAGTGTGGGTACTTATTACATGTGTTATGGTGTTAGCGGTGATCAAACGccttttctcttcttctagCCTTACATTACGATCTCtcaatatttgaatcaatttgCTATGTGTCTGTCGAAGATGAAacaatttatcttcaaaaccTTCGGGAAATCCGTCATAAATTGACGTTTCATTAGCGCTTCGTTTTACCTCCTCAAGTCCCCGTAGTTCTAAACATAGTTTATCCTGGCCATCTATATTAGGTCTAGTTTCCAATTTACTCGTATTCAATGTATTTCGGTGTCTATAGCTATTTCTAGTGTTCATCCTCTTGATTTGTCCATTACTACTGATTGTTCGAGTCAGTTTTGCATCAAATAGaccttcaaaatttgaatattccATATCGGTATAAAGACTACCTGTACGACCAGATGTCGAACTCAAATTTCGAAATGGAGACCCTTTGGGGTAAGACGAGCTTAAACTTTGAGTTCGGGGAATCTGGCTCCTCAATAAGCCTAAGTGT from Kazachstania africana CBS 2517 chromosome 5, complete genome includes:
- the MOT1 gene encoding DNA-binding ATPase (similar to Saccharomyces cerevisiae MOT1 (YPL082C); ancestral locus Anc_8.555); this encodes MTSKVSRLDRQVILLETGSTQVVRNVAADQMGDLAKQHPEDILSLLSRVYPFLMSKKWETRVTAARAVGGIVSHAPLWDPNQDDDDNNEINIPNTIKPEDDDETNAKIKLENELKIKLEELKESDIDLLQDTKSLYCLSQWNLNELFKSGKILLAQSVNDFNDSAPSTISEAPNKQLKLEQSNNNNNNNNNDLTTKKSARMLAMAKRKRKIQAKTQTNKPVDLTESSISKTLLQQQQQQQQQNDNKATPLVNPKLEITEQVDRNKIMIETVAAPILEEHEKVAGLVWQFQGIYELLLNNLTNESWEIRHGAALGLRELMKKHASSLSRVKGKSREENDLRNKKNLEDLATNLLTVFALDRFGDYIYDTVVAPVRESVAQSMAAILLHLDDDLSLKIFEKLEQLVLQDPIITGLPNKIWEATHGGLLGIRYFVSIKSEFLLTHDLLERVVNIVLYGLSQSDDDVQSVAASILTPITNEFVRLDPDKIDILITTIWSSLTQLDDDLSSSVGSVMDLLAKLCQHQEVLDILKGKALKFPSEWSFKSLVPKLYPFLRHSISSVRKAVLNLLNAFLSIKDDTTKNWLNGKVFRLVFQNILLEQNPEILQLSFDVYSSLLEHYKSKHTEKSLDHVFSKHLQPILHLLNTPIGENGKNYSMESQFILKPSQHYQLHPEKKRSISEATTETDIPLPKNSERINIDAPMIAGDITLLGSETIINTRIMGAKAFGLTLSLFQESTLQSFLSNILVRCLDLPYSTPRMLAAVILRQFCLSWLEHHVDSENLPPFVAEIFATEINEQLLNPNSLPVFRELVPNLKALRTQCQSLLAAFVDVGMLPQHKLPRIAIVVQGETEAGPQAFGIETAEKVFNEYYDKMFRAMNNSYKLLAKKPLEDAKYRVYMAINAAKEASRARTGSIMANYAAASLLFSGVPSKLNPTIRSLMDSVKEEKNEKLQQMAGESLIHLVKELLKTNKVNAANKIIKNLCGFLCVDTSEVPDFSANAEHKDIILTLIKEVNALTAQEDVALRKMTEDAKLKRKGGLYTLGKLFEAFGDVALSEIPQVKSLLFDPLNNIENLKKDDEGAFDNTIGQSIVDALGILRALFPFMREEICDNEIVPHFSTILTFLKSELSVLRYSAARTFATLAKISHVKVMPFIIREILPLMNNAGSTVERQSATELVYHLSLAMGTDILPYVIFLIVPLLGRMSDSNQDVRNLATTTFASIIKLVPLEEGIADPEGLPEDLMTGRERERDFIQQMMDPSKAKPFKLPVAIKATLRKYQQEGINWLAFLNKYQLHGILCDDMGLGKTLQTICVIASDQYLRQEDYKNTKSVETRPLPSLIICPPSLTGHWENEFEQYSPFLKTIVYAGGPSSRIPLRDKLDSADIVITSYDVTRHDLNVLVKYDYNYCVLDEGHIIKNAQSKLAKAVKQIHANHRLILTGTPIQNNVVELWSLFDFLMPGFLGTEKMFQERFAKPIAASRNSKTSSKEQEAGALALEALHKQVLPFMLRRLKEDVLSDLPPKIIQDYYCELSDLQKQLYEDFAKKQKTVVEKDIDNTEEADEGKQHIFQALQYMRKLCNHPALILSPDHPQLRQVEQYLKQANLELHDVVNAPKLNALRTLLFECGIGEEDMDKRSESQYLTGQTVISQHRALIFCQLKDMLDMVENDLFKKYMPSVTYMRLDGGVDPRDRQKVVRRFNEDPSIDCLLLTTKVGGLGLNLTGADTVIFVEHDWNPMNDLQAMDRAHRLGQKKVVNVYRIITKGTLEEKIMGLQKFKMNIASTVVNQQNSGLTSMDTHQLLDLFDTDNVTAQENEKTPQPAKSTGLEDVANETGLSGKAKEALGELKELWDSSQYEEEYNLDNFIKTLR
- the RPS9A gene encoding 40S ribosomal protein uS4 (similar to Saccharomyces cerevisiae RPS9B (YBR189W) and RPS9A (YPL081W); ancestral locus Anc_8.554), which gives rise to MPRAPRTYSKTYSTPKRPYESSRLDAELKLAGEFGLKNKREIYRISFQLSKIRRAARDLLTRDEKDPKRLFEGNALIRRLVRVGVLSEDKKKLDYVLALKIEDFLERRLQTQVYKLGLAKSIHHARVLITQRHIAVGKQIVTIPSFMVRLDSEKHIDFASTSPFGGARPGRVARKNSGKNSEEGEAVDEE
- the RPL21B gene encoding 60S ribosomal protein eL21 (similar to Saccharomyces cerevisiae RPL21A (YBR191W) and RPL21B (YPL079W); ancestral locus Anc_8.553); this encodes MGKSHGYRSRTRYMFQRDFRKHGAIALSTYLKVYKVGDIVDIKANGSIQKGMPHKFYQGKTGVVYNVTKSSVGVIVNKMVGNRYLEKRLNLRVEHVKHSKCRTEFLERVKSNAAKRAEAKAQGVAVQLKRQPAQPREARVVSTEGNVPQTLAPVPYETFI
- the ATP4 gene encoding F1F0 ATP synthase subunit 4 (similar to Saccharomyces cerevisiae ATP4 (YPL078C); ancestral locus Anc_8.549), giving the protein MNLHRLPLRNTASYVNRAVIANTLRRPSIYVATRQMSTPSKTPAQDPKTKAQSIMDAIPGNSIISKTGILATSAAAAVYAISNELYVINEESILLLTFGGIVALMIKMVAPVYKDFADSRMKKVSDVLNASRIRHVDAVKERIESVSSLKNVSDTTRVLFDVSKETVELEAKAFEEQQKVDLVKQAKSVLDSWVRYEASLRQMQQKQMAETIIKKVQGELSNPKFQDKVLQQSITEVEKLLAELK
- the KAFR0E00890 gene encoding uncharacterized protein (similar to Saccharomyces cerevisiae YBR197C and YPL077C; ancestral locus Anc_8.546), with product MEEISRTSSVKRIYTTNEDDISNVDEELDYEDEEFNEDEFNDEVGYLDIPRTLPKTDIFAEQHLGLLRSQIPRTQSLSSSYPKGSPFRNLSSTSGRTGSLYTDMEYSNFEGLFDAKLTRTISSNGQIKRMNTRNSYRHRNTLNTSKLETRPNIDGQDKLCLELRGLEEVKRSANETSIYDGFPEGFEDKLFHLRQTHSKLIQILRDRNVRLEEEKRRLITANTITHVISTHTASSTMDESVNTSTAIKALSKPNRVEMNTITDEYKYAMELAKTLKDLE